A single genomic interval of Pyrus communis chromosome 5, drPyrComm1.1, whole genome shotgun sequence harbors:
- the LOC137734696 gene encoding probable calcium-binding protein CML36 has product MAVPSLTPYIPPSLPLCFPSFPFSLLLFHHYLLSLSLSLSLSLQLLRPFGFSSSIMKFINISSKNLSPKRLFRSKKDRYAVSSSDPPSFGSGTDFSSSFSSSSDSIHKPGAGGVTTPTSVLAERSGYWSEFSADLQLDMAKAFKLIDRDNDGVVSRKELEALLCQLGNNPPSQEEVTLMLSEVDRDGSGSITLEALLNQVGPVSGPPADSELRDAFEVFDTDNDGKISAEELLRVFKAIGDELCTLEECRRMIAEVDKNGDGFVCFEEFVHMMELQR; this is encoded by the coding sequence ATGGCAGTGCCTTCACTAACACCATATATCCCCCCATCTCTTCCTCTTTGCTTCCCatcttttccattttctctcctcCTTTTTCACCAttatcttctctctctctctctctctctctctctctctctacaacttCTTCGCCCATTTGGGTTTTCATCTTCAATCATGAAGTTCATCAATATTAGCTCCAAAAATCTCAGTCCGAAACGCCTCTTCCGATCTAAGAAGGACCGGTACGCCGTGTCCAGCTCCGATCCGCCATCGTTCGGGTCCGGAACGGATTTTTcctcatctttttcttcttcctcagacTCAATTCACAAGCCCGGGGCCGGTGGTGTCACCACGCCCACCAGCGTTTTGGCCGAAAGATCGGGTTACTGGTCCGAGTTTTCGGCTGATCTGCAGCTGGACATGGCCAAGGCGTTTAAGCTTATAGACCGGGACAACGACGGAGTGGTGTCGAGGAAAGAACTCGAGGCACTTCTGTGCCAGCTCGGGAACAACCCGCCGAGTCAAGAGGAGGTGACGTTGATGCTGAGCGAGGTGGACCGAGACGGCAGCGGTTCGATAACCCTTGAGGCTTTATTGAACCAGGTCGGACCGGTTTCCGGTCCACCTGCGGACTCGGAGCTGCGCGATGCGTTCGAAGTATTTGACACGGATAACGACGGAAAAATATCGGCGGAGGAACTTTTGAGGGTTTTCAAGGCCATTGGGGACGAACTGTGCACGTTAGAGGAGTGCCGGCGCATGATAGCCGAGGTAGATAAAAACGGGGATGGGTTCGTGTGCTTTGAGGAGTTTGTTCATATGATGGAGCTGCAGAGATGA
- the LOC137734626 gene encoding transcription factor MTB1, with protein MKIEMALGGGVWNDEDKAMVAAVLGTRAVDYLISSSVSSIENSCMGIGSDENLHNKLSDLVERPSASNFSWNYAIFWQISRSKSGDWVLCWGDGSCREPKEDEESETTRILGLRLEDGTQQRMRKIVLQKLHNLFGSSDEYNGALGLDRVTDMEMFLLASMYFSFPRGEGGPGKCLASGKHVWLLDLLKSGSEYCVRSFLAESAGIQTIVLVPTDVGVVELGSVRCIGERLELLQSIRSLFSTESSFLRAKPVAGVPVIGRRIDENVQLTNLSPVERGEVVPKIFGQDLNSGNSVRPRYREKLAVRKLEERPCDVYSNRNRIAFSSTRNGNHGSSWANIHDVKQGSPIEMYVSQSPVNNLQELVRDDFRHNHYHPQKQVPMQIDFSGTTSRPSVVSRPIVVDSENSDAEAPCKEDQPGTADERRPRKRGRKPANGREEPLNHVEAERQRREKLNQRFYALRAVVPNISKMDKASLLGDAIAYINELQAKLKVMETERENLGGTSRDVSALGASSGIEIQNQAPDVDVQAVNDEVIVRVSCPLDSHPASRVIEAFKEAQITVVESKLAAANDTVSHTFVVKSQGSEQLTKEKLLAAFSRESNSLQSLSSVG; from the coding sequence aTGAAGATTGAGATGGCTTTAGGAGGAGGGGTTTGGAATGATGAAGATAAGGCCATGGTTGCTGCAGTTTTAGGAACTCGAGCTGTCGATTACTTGATTTCGAGCTCGGTTTCTTCGATTGAGAATTCGTGTATGGGGATAGGGAGTGATGAGAATTTGCACAACAAGCTTTCGGATCTTGTGGAGCGTCCGAGTGCATCGAATTTTAGCTGGAATTATGCCATTTTCTGGCAGATTTCTAGGTCCAAGTCTGGGGATTGGGTTTTGTGTTGGGGTGATGGTTCTTGTAGAGAGCCTAAGGAAGATGAAGAGTCCGAAACCACGAGGATTCTCGGTCTTAGGCTTGAGGATGGGACCCAGCAAAGGATGAGGAAGATAGTGCTGCAAAAGTTACACAATTTGTTTGGGAGCTCAGATGAGTATAATGGTGCTCTTGGATTAGACCGGGTCACTGATATGGAGATGTTCTTGCTTGCGTCGATGTATTTTTCATTTCCAAGAGGAGAAGGGGGTCCTGGCAAGTGCTTGGCATCTGGGAAGCATGTCTGGCTCTTGGACTTATTGAAATCAGGGTCGGAGTATTGTGTTCGATCGTTTCTTGCCGAATCTGCTGGAATTCAGACCATTGTTTTAGTCCCAACAGATGTTGGTGTAGTTGAATTGGGTTCAGTGAGATGCATAGGGGAGCGATTAGAGTTGTTGCAGTCCATAAGGTCACTGTTTTCTACAGAGTCCTCGTTCTTAAGGGCCAAGCCAGTGGCAGGTGTGCCGGTGATTGGAAGGAGGATAGATGAAAATGTCCAACTAACTAATTTGAGCCCTGTGGAGAGAGGGGAAGTAGTTCCCAAGATTTTCGGGCAAGATTTGAACTCAGGGAACTCAGTCCGGCCTCGTTATAGAGAAAAACTTGCTGTTAGAAAGTTGGAGGAGAGGCCGTGCGATGTGTACTCAAATCGAAATAGGATTGCATTTTCAAGTACCCGAAATGGTAATCATGGTTCAAGTTGGGCGAATATTCATGATGTGAAACAGGGGAGCCCAATTGAGATGTATGTTTCTCAAAGTCCGGTGAATAATTTACAGGAGCTTGTCAGGGATGATTTTCGTCATAACCATTATCACCCACAGAAGCAGGTGCCAATGCAAATTGACTTTTCAGGGACCACCTCAAGGCCTTCTGTCGTTTCCCGACCCATTGTTGTGGATTCTGAAAATTCAGATGCTGAAGCTCCATGCAAAGAAGACCAGCCAGGCACAGCTGATGAAAGGAGGCCGCGGAAAAGGGGTAGGAAGcctgcaaatggaagagaagaaccACTCAATCATGTGGAGGCAGAGAGGCAGCGGCGTGAGAAGCTAAACCAGCGGTTTTATGCTTTAAGAGCTGTTGTTCCCAATATATCCAAGATGGACAAAGCATCCTTGTTGGGAGATGCCATTGCTTACATCAACGAGCTCCAGGCGAAGCTTAAAGTCATGGAAACAGAGAGGGAGAACCTCGGTGGCACTTCAAGAGATGTGTCAGCTTTGGGGGCTAGCTCAGGTATTGAAATTCAGAACCAGGCACCTGATGTCGATGTTCAAGCTGTTAACGATGAGGTTATCGTAAGGGTGAGCTGCCCTTTGGATTCACACCCTGCATCAAGAGTCATCGAAGCATTCAAAGAGGCACAAATCACAGTTGTTGAGTCAAAACTTGCAGCAGCAAACGATACTGTCTCCCATACTTTTGTAGTGAAGTCTCAAGGATCGGAGCAGTTGACAAAGGAGAAGTTGCTTGCAGCATTTTCCCGGGAATCCAACTCATTACAGTCATTGTCATCAGTCGGGTAG